The proteins below come from a single Dinghuibacter silviterrae genomic window:
- a CDS encoding LytR/AlgR family response regulator transcription factor, whose protein sequence is MTCIIVDDEPLAREGLQLLIAATKDLDLLAGFSNAAAASKLLLTDRVDLLFLDIQMPGINGIEFARTVPTKTLVIFTTAFTEYAIDSYEVEAIDYLVKPIKPERFQRAVAKAFSYQQLLHADTAAGNIESVSDDYIFIKSERKVFKVQFKDILFIEGLKDYVIVHTEDQRIITAMNIKTIHDQLPRGIFVRISKSYVINVQHIASFDNNTVFVRKFEIPIGSAYRAYFFDEFVAKRILSR, encoded by the coding sequence ATGACCTGTATCATCGTCGACGACGAACCCCTCGCCCGGGAAGGCCTCCAGCTCCTGATTGCCGCGACCAAGGACCTGGACCTCCTCGCCGGTTTCAGCAACGCCGCCGCTGCGTCGAAACTCCTCCTGACCGATCGGGTCGACCTGCTTTTCCTCGATATACAAATGCCCGGTATCAACGGCATCGAGTTTGCCCGCACCGTCCCAACCAAGACCCTTGTCATCTTCACCACTGCGTTCACCGAATACGCCATCGACAGCTATGAAGTCGAAGCCATCGACTACCTCGTCAAACCCATCAAACCCGAACGCTTTCAACGCGCCGTCGCCAAAGCCTTTTCCTACCAACAGCTCCTCCATGCCGACACCGCCGCCGGCAACATCGAATCCGTTTCCGACGACTATATTTTTATCAAATCCGAGCGAAAGGTCTTCAAGGTTCAGTTTAAGGATATCCTCTTTATCGAAGGCCTCAAGGACTATGTGATCGTCCATACCGAAGACCAGAGGATCATCACCGCGATGAACATCAAAACCATCCACGACCAACTGCCCCGCGGCATCTTTGTCCGCATCAGCAAGTCGTATGTGATCAATGTGCAGCACATTGCCTCCTTTGATAACAACACGGTCTTTGTCCGCAAATTCGAGATCCCGATCGGGAGTGCGTACCGCGCGTATTTCTTTGATGAGTTTGTGGCTAAGCGGATATTGAGCCGGTGA
- a CDS encoding SRPBCC family protein, which translates to MSRSIVHIDTHLNFPAAHVWRAWTDPAMILQWFGSDPEGTGVSANLDVRPGGAYEISFRDSDGTVHTCFGTYEAVEPNNLLSFTWTWASEPHQPSLVTVRLTPDGAGTMMAFTHAGVWSNSEHAYKEGWTRTFTKLERTLVTGSISA; encoded by the coding sequence ATGTCCCGATCCATTGTACATATCGATACCCACCTGAATTTTCCCGCGGCACACGTATGGCGCGCCTGGACTGACCCTGCTATGATCCTGCAATGGTTCGGATCCGATCCCGAAGGAACAGGGGTATCCGCCAACCTGGACGTCCGGCCGGGCGGCGCCTACGAGATCTCATTCCGGGACTCCGACGGCACAGTGCATACTTGTTTCGGAACATACGAAGCAGTGGAGCCCAACAATCTTTTGTCCTTCACCTGGACCTGGGCCAGCGAGCCCCACCAGCCGTCCCTGGTAACGGTGCGCCTGACGCCCGACGGCGCCGGAACGATGATGGCGTTTACCCACGCCGGCGTCTGGTCAAATTCCGAACATGCCTATAAGGAAGGGTGGACCCGGACGTTTACAAAACTGGAAAGAACGTTGGTCACCGGCTCAATATCCGCTTAG
- a CDS encoding phytanoyl-CoA dioxygenase family protein, with protein MINCSFLPVFYAHHQCIKTGTPPADVKDFPIIENLWMGFYGLGKFETYQFIYENCTSITDLEEWIIRQKGEQQVRESAAAFDQWTKGKALHADAAPSILSPSQWQSWKEQGYLKVSNLVDEQLCDAVIQLICTQLGVDLSKPETWYNPHPDWHGLMLYIYQDERINAIKTLPSILYLFTELYGTSNIIANTEKVSFNPPETSTWTFRHSKLHWDIDFEKPDLDYIQGLVYLNDVPENRGPLTVVPGFHHRFKDWMKTYPDSLDAQQVMQSTLTGVPVPGVKGDIVLWRNTLPHAAGTNHADLPRFVQYISFSKC; from the coding sequence ATGATAAACTGCTCCTTTCTCCCCGTATTTTATGCCCATCATCAATGTATAAAGACCGGCACCCCGCCTGCCGACGTGAAAGATTTCCCGATCATTGAAAATTTATGGATGGGCTTCTACGGACTCGGGAAATTCGAAACCTATCAGTTCATCTATGAAAATTGCACGAGCATCACAGACTTAGAGGAGTGGATAATCCGCCAGAAAGGGGAACAACAGGTCCGGGAATCTGCGGCAGCCTTCGACCAGTGGACGAAAGGAAAGGCGCTCCACGCGGACGCCGCCCCCTCCATACTGAGTCCGAGCCAATGGCAAAGCTGGAAAGAGCAAGGATACCTGAAAGTAAGCAACCTCGTGGACGAACAGTTGTGTGATGCCGTTATCCAACTGATTTGTACACAACTAGGCGTCGATCTTTCCAAACCCGAGACCTGGTACAACCCCCATCCCGATTGGCATGGATTGATGTTGTATATATACCAGGATGAGCGGATCAATGCCATCAAAACCCTTCCTTCTATTTTATACCTGTTCACCGAACTCTACGGCACCTCCAACATCATCGCCAACACGGAAAAAGTTAGCTTCAATCCCCCGGAAACATCCACCTGGACCTTCCGCCACAGCAAGCTCCACTGGGACATAGACTTTGAAAAACCGGACCTGGACTACATCCAGGGTTTGGTGTACCTCAACGATGTCCCGGAAAACCGGGGACCGTTGACCGTGGTGCCCGGATTTCATCACCGGTTTAAGGACTGGATGAAAACATATCCCGATTCACTCGATGCGCAGCAAGTCATGCAAAGCACACTGACAGGCGTACCTGTACCTGGGGTGAAGGGAGATATTGTGCTCTGGCGGAATACGCTGCCGCATGCGGCCGGCACGAATCATGCGGACTTGCCCAGGTTTGTTCAGTATATTAGTTTTTCAAAATGCTGA
- a CDS encoding DoxX family membrane protein produces the protein MKITVLVSRLVLGFLYLVFGLDYFLHFIPYQPPQHPGAAGVFKTGLMAAGYFYPMQKSIQIAGGLSLLSNWYAPFFAVVLFPISLNVFLFHTMLVPSGWLMGVLLLLPNLLLGFGYRACYRGLFTARPQL, from the coding sequence ATGAAAATTACAGTGCTTGTCTCCCGTCTGGTCCTCGGGTTCCTATACCTGGTATTCGGTCTCGATTACTTTCTGCACTTCATACCCTATCAGCCACCGCAGCATCCGGGGGCGGCAGGGGTTTTCAAAACCGGTCTCATGGCGGCAGGCTATTTTTATCCCATGCAAAAGAGCATTCAAATAGCAGGGGGGCTCTCCTTATTGTCCAACTGGTATGCGCCCTTTTTCGCGGTCGTTCTTTTCCCCATCAGTCTCAATGTATTCCTGTTCCACACGATGCTGGTTCCCTCGGGCTGGCTGATGGGGGTGCTGCTTTTGCTGCCTAATCTGCTGTTGGGCTTCGGTTACCGGGCCTGTTATCGGGGCCTTTTCACCGCCCGGCCCCAGCTATAG
- a CDS encoding outer membrane protein assembly factor BamB family protein, which produces MKKYIAILACLPLIQCKKKDAPKPWYPAGTPSITAVQFSDYCDGIITITGTNFDSVPSGVSVTLGSLTGQILSATQTKLVVKIPAATFAGTLNVVSEHIQLYWPDSLYKEPTVIDSISPSVAGTGTMVTINGQFFNPVAAEDTVYFNHIPATILSATARKIVVRVPAGVTTGHVAVQSGCKSAVAQTSFTNSNKGTIYISDNDGYFYALDVTSGAPKWTIPLNGANSPAFANGVLYVACGGNDSILVALDPNTGVTLWTFTSAPWEGTPTIYQGVVYMGAINANFYAIDAATGQQKWVYNAGLVVNAWGNASVYNGSVYTSRSSSSVYSLDLSTGALNWRRDNIYAGTPVAANGLVYVSGYDSAGEISELYALNAADGTVAWVNPITELNGTPTVSNGVVYVGSFQHFYAFNATTGAQIWSVPIGSLGTVPQVVDNSIYLASSGVVLSLNAANGQQNWLTSLVSNTFAQGGLVVAHGIIYVGGNDGNVYAVDASTGKVIWASGIGGVIASTPCVVDSAGVVFQAQQ; this is translated from the coding sequence GTGAAAAAGTATATAGCCATTCTCGCGTGCCTTCCGCTGATACAATGCAAAAAAAAGGATGCCCCCAAACCCTGGTATCCGGCGGGCACCCCTTCCATAACCGCCGTTCAGTTCTCGGACTATTGTGACGGGATCATCACCATTACCGGTACCAATTTTGACTCCGTCCCCTCTGGGGTGTCGGTCACCCTCGGCAGCCTGACGGGGCAGATCCTGTCGGCCACACAGACAAAGCTGGTGGTCAAAATACCCGCAGCCACTTTTGCGGGGACCCTCAACGTGGTTTCCGAACACATCCAACTGTATTGGCCGGATTCGCTGTATAAGGAGCCCACCGTCATCGATTCCATCAGCCCCTCAGTGGCGGGCACCGGGACCATGGTGACTATAAACGGGCAGTTTTTCAACCCGGTGGCGGCGGAGGATACCGTTTATTTCAACCACATTCCCGCAACCATTCTTTCGGCCACAGCCAGGAAAATCGTTGTAAGAGTCCCGGCCGGGGTAACAACGGGTCATGTGGCCGTTCAGAGCGGTTGTAAGTCGGCCGTGGCGCAAACGTCCTTTACCAATTCCAACAAAGGGACCATATATATCAGCGACAACGATGGCTATTTTTATGCACTCGATGTTACGTCCGGCGCGCCTAAATGGACGATCCCTTTAAACGGAGCCAACAGTCCTGCGTTTGCCAATGGTGTATTATACGTCGCCTGCGGAGGTAACGACAGCATCTTAGTTGCTTTGGACCCCAATACCGGCGTCACCCTTTGGACGTTCACCTCCGCACCCTGGGAGGGAACGCCTACGATTTACCAGGGTGTCGTGTATATGGGTGCCATCAACGCCAATTTTTATGCCATCGATGCTGCCACGGGACAACAAAAATGGGTGTACAATGCAGGGCTTGTGGTGAACGCCTGGGGTAACGCCAGCGTATATAATGGCAGTGTATATACTTCCCGTTCAAGTAGTAGCGTATATTCCCTCGACCTGTCCACCGGAGCGTTGAACTGGCGCAGGGATAACATCTACGCAGGTACACCGGTTGCCGCCAACGGGTTAGTGTATGTGTCGGGCTACGATTCCGCCGGCGAAATAAGTGAGCTGTATGCGCTCAACGCCGCGGATGGGACCGTCGCCTGGGTCAATCCCATTACCGAGCTCAATGGAACACCAACGGTGTCGAATGGCGTGGTATACGTAGGCAGCTTTCAGCATTTCTACGCATTCAATGCAACCACCGGCGCTCAAATATGGTCAGTCCCCATAGGGTCACTGGGCACCGTCCCTCAAGTCGTAGACAACTCGATATATCTCGCTTCTTCCGGCGTCGTGCTCAGCCTGAACGCGGCCAATGGACAGCAAAATTGGCTGACATCGCTTGTTTCCAACACCTTCGCCCAGGGAGGGCTTGTCGTGGCGCACGGGATTATTTATGTCGGCGGGAATGATGGAAATGTCTATGCTGTCGATGCCTCTACCGGCAAGGTTATTTGGGCGAGCGGGATCGGGGGCGTGATTGCGTCAACGCCTTGCGTGGTCGATTCAGCCGGCGTGGTTTTCCAGGCGCAGCAGTAA
- a CDS encoding tetratricopeptide repeat protein produces MKWLNMFVRYRLALGIVLLVAAVGVNLLSGFWPAFVLYFLALICIVGHFIIGPMRLVQEYVETGDMEGANKVLNSIRFPGLLIKPVRSVYYTLKGNVAMMNQDFDSAEKMMKKGLDLGMPMKEAEGASLLQMGMLAMQKNDIRQAESYIRQALRKGLPDKENQAAAYLQLCSIMMTKREFRAAKDFFRKAKSLKPSTPQIVDQIKQIEKYISRIPG; encoded by the coding sequence ATGAAGTGGCTTAATATGTTCGTAAGGTACCGGCTGGCGCTGGGGATTGTGCTCCTGGTGGCAGCGGTGGGAGTGAACCTGCTGAGCGGGTTCTGGCCGGCCTTCGTTCTGTATTTTCTGGCGTTGATCTGTATAGTGGGACATTTTATCATCGGGCCGATGCGGCTGGTGCAGGAATATGTCGAAACAGGGGACATGGAGGGCGCCAATAAGGTATTGAATTCCATACGATTTCCGGGCTTGCTGATCAAGCCGGTGCGGTCGGTGTATTATACCCTGAAGGGGAATGTGGCGATGATGAACCAGGACTTCGACAGCGCGGAGAAAATGATGAAAAAGGGCCTGGACCTGGGCATGCCGATGAAGGAAGCCGAGGGCGCGAGCTTGTTGCAGATGGGTATGCTGGCCATGCAAAAAAACGACATCCGTCAGGCGGAAAGCTATATCCGCCAGGCGCTCAGAAAAGGGTTGCCGGATAAGGAAAATCAGGCGGCAGCTTATCTGCAGTTGTGTTCCATCATGATGACCAAGCGGGAGTTCCGCGCAGCCAAGGACTTTTTCAGAAAGGCAAAGTCCCTGAAGCCCAGCACGCCTCAAATCGTTGACCAGATCAAACAGATCGAGAAATATATCAGCCGCATTCCGGGTTAA
- a CDS encoding ATP-dependent helicase, which yields MFREEFQKVYHQLNPEQKAAVDKIEGPVMVIAGPGTGKTQILSARIGKILLETDAGPDNILCLTYTDAGAVAMRRRLLGFIGPDAYKVHIFTFHAFCNEIIQANLSLFDKQSMDPVSDLERIEILKKLIDHLPKGNPLKRYRGDVYYEMSNLQGLFSTMKREGWTPAYLEQCIDRHLVDIETDEEFLYKNSRAGKWTKGDKKPAYYTELEKMEKTRAAVREFDRYQEAMRRANRYDFDDMINWVSRAFQDHPNLLADYQERFQYILVDEFQDTSNSQNNLIELLISFWEDPNVFVVGDDDQSIFRFQGANLENMEEFAAKRMRQSLSEMVVVLTRNYRSTQPVLDVAEALIGRNKERLVNKMEGLSKRLVSTHPDRQGGMPSPRLQEYLSARHEMAGIASAIGALLAGGALPRQIAVIYRENRFGEELAQVLQLRKIPFYSRRRLNLLQIPFARNVLTLLRFLDAEVQLPFSGDPYLFEILHFPFYRIDAMEIARMSVAVTERKYKEPYSLRQHLFEKARSVPADLFAPPVNPDIQKVSGFLERAIKEVHSLTLQQLFERVIREGGILSYIIASPEKVWLMRVLTALFDFIKEENQRNQDLNLHTLVETFDLMASNGLPISITQLEGNDQGVNLLTAHGSKGLEFRWVFLAGCNKEFWEGKRTPSRGYTLPNTVFRTVEKGSDLEELRRLFYVALTRAEVFLHLSWARFRPDGKEMEKTVFIEEIREQDPLPIEHEDVPEETLMDLEALRFQEGMAPEIEAVEDAFIKPLLDRFVMNVTALNNYLYCPLQFYYQSLIRIPSGKSEAAEFGVAVHFALRRLFEKMQNSPDKKTFPPREEFLRDFDWWLVRHRESFTREGLARRTEYGHEVLGNYYDMYIGSWATVTLVELNVKAVLGDIPLKGQLDKLEFTGREVNVVDYKTGDPDKAAPKLKPPGERIPDGGDYWRQAVFYKILLDNYPSKNWEVVSTEFEFVEPDAKKQYVRRKVAITPADMATVSDQVRRVWERIQARDFYTGCGKPECHWCNFVKENRLAVALHEVVEEVEPGES from the coding sequence GTGTTCCGGGAAGAATTTCAAAAGGTCTATCACCAGCTTAACCCCGAGCAAAAGGCGGCGGTGGACAAGATCGAAGGTCCGGTCATGGTCATTGCCGGACCGGGCACGGGGAAGACCCAGATCCTGAGCGCCAGGATCGGGAAAATCCTTTTGGAAACGGACGCGGGACCGGACAACATATTGTGTCTAACGTATACAGACGCGGGCGCGGTGGCCATGCGGCGCCGGTTGTTGGGGTTTATCGGACCGGATGCGTATAAGGTCCATATTTTCACCTTTCATGCCTTTTGTAACGAGATCATCCAGGCGAACCTGTCACTGTTTGACAAACAATCGATGGACCCGGTCAGCGACCTGGAGCGGATCGAGATCCTGAAAAAGCTGATAGACCACTTGCCAAAGGGCAATCCGCTCAAGCGATACCGTGGGGATGTGTATTATGAAATGAGTAACCTGCAGGGACTGTTCTCCACGATGAAGCGGGAGGGTTGGACACCGGCATACCTGGAACAGTGTATCGACCGGCACCTGGTGGACATCGAAACGGATGAGGAGTTTCTGTATAAGAATTCCCGGGCGGGCAAATGGACGAAGGGGGACAAAAAGCCGGCGTATTACACGGAGCTGGAGAAGATGGAGAAAACCCGGGCGGCGGTGCGGGAGTTTGACCGGTACCAGGAGGCGATGCGCCGGGCAAACCGGTATGACTTTGACGATATGATCAACTGGGTGAGCCGCGCTTTCCAGGACCACCCGAACCTGCTGGCGGACTACCAGGAGCGGTTTCAATACATCTTAGTCGACGAATTCCAGGATACGTCGAACAGCCAGAATAACCTCATCGAGCTGCTCATCAGCTTTTGGGAGGATCCCAATGTCTTTGTCGTGGGGGACGACGACCAGTCTATTTTCCGGTTCCAGGGAGCCAACCTGGAAAATATGGAGGAGTTTGCCGCCAAAAGGATGCGGCAAAGCCTTTCGGAGATGGTGGTGGTGCTGACCCGGAACTACCGGTCCACGCAACCGGTCCTGGACGTGGCGGAGGCGCTGATCGGACGAAACAAGGAGCGCCTGGTCAATAAAATGGAGGGGTTGAGCAAACGGCTGGTAAGCACGCATCCGGACCGGCAGGGGGGAATGCCATCGCCGAGGCTACAGGAATACCTGAGCGCGCGTCACGAAATGGCGGGGATCGCGTCGGCCATCGGGGCATTGCTGGCGGGCGGGGCCCTGCCGCGGCAGATCGCGGTCATTTACCGGGAGAACCGCTTTGGGGAGGAGCTGGCCCAGGTACTGCAGCTCCGGAAGATCCCGTTTTATTCCAGGCGGCGGCTGAACCTGTTGCAGATCCCTTTTGCCCGGAACGTCCTGACGCTGCTGCGGTTTCTGGATGCCGAGGTGCAACTGCCCTTTAGCGGGGACCCTTACCTGTTCGAGATCCTGCACTTCCCTTTTTATCGCATCGACGCCATGGAGATTGCGCGGATGAGTGTGGCGGTGACCGAGCGTAAATACAAAGAACCTTATTCGCTCCGGCAACACCTTTTTGAAAAGGCCCGGTCGGTCCCGGCGGATCTTTTTGCCCCGCCCGTCAACCCGGACATCCAAAAGGTGTCGGGCTTTCTTGAACGGGCGATCAAGGAGGTCCACAGCCTGACGCTCCAGCAGTTGTTCGAGCGCGTGATCCGGGAGGGGGGTATCCTTTCCTACATCATCGCCTCCCCGGAAAAGGTCTGGCTGATGCGCGTACTGACCGCGTTGTTTGATTTTATAAAAGAAGAAAACCAGCGCAACCAGGATCTGAACCTCCATACTTTGGTCGAGACCTTTGACCTGATGGCATCGAACGGCCTGCCCATTTCGATCACCCAGCTGGAGGGGAACGACCAGGGCGTAAACCTGCTGACGGCACACGGCAGCAAGGGTTTGGAGTTTCGGTGGGTGTTCCTGGCGGGGTGCAATAAGGAATTTTGGGAGGGCAAACGAACGCCCTCACGGGGGTACACCCTTCCCAATACCGTTTTCCGGACGGTGGAAAAAGGCAGCGACCTGGAGGAGCTTCGCCGGTTGTTTTACGTAGCCCTTACGCGGGCGGAGGTCTTTTTACACTTATCCTGGGCGCGGTTCCGGCCGGACGGTAAGGAAATGGAAAAGACGGTTTTTATCGAAGAGATCCGGGAACAGGATCCCCTGCCCATCGAGCACGAGGACGTTCCCGAGGAAACCCTCATGGACCTGGAGGCCCTTCGGTTCCAGGAGGGAATGGCGCCCGAGATCGAGGCCGTGGAGGACGCCTTTATAAAACCCTTGCTGGACCGTTTCGTGATGAACGTAACGGCGCTCAACAACTACCTGTACTGTCCGCTCCAGTTTTATTACCAAAGCCTGATTCGCATTCCGTCGGGAAAGTCCGAGGCGGCGGAGTTCGGGGTGGCGGTGCATTTTGCGCTCCGGCGTCTTTTTGAAAAAATGCAGAACTCCCCGGATAAAAAAACCTTCCCGCCCAGGGAGGAATTCCTGCGGGATTTTGACTGGTGGCTCGTCCGTCACCGGGAAAGCTTTACCCGGGAAGGCCTGGCGCGGCGGACGGAATACGGGCATGAGGTGCTCGGGAATTATTATGACATGTATATTGGGTCCTGGGCGACCGTGACCCTGGTGGAGCTCAATGTCAAGGCGGTCTTGGGGGATATTCCGCTCAAGGGGCAACTGGACAAACTGGAATTTACTGGGAGGGAGGTAAACGTCGTGGACTATAAAACGGGAGACCCCGATAAGGCCGCACCCAAGCTAAAACCCCCGGGGGAACGGATCCCCGACGGCGGTGACTACTGGCGGCAGGCGGTCTTTTACAAAATCCTGCTGGACAATTATCCTTCAAAGAACTGGGAGGTCGTGTCGACCGAATTCGAATTCGTGGAACCGGACGCCAAAAAACAATACGTACGCCGGAAAGTGGCCATCACACCGGCCGATATGGCCACGGTTTCCGACCAGGTCCGCCGGGTATGGGAACGGATCCAGGCCAGGGACTTCTACACGGGTTGCGGCAAGCCGGAATGCCATTGGTGTAATTTTGTCAAGGAAAACCGCCTGGCGGTAGCGCTCCACGAGGTCGTGGAGGAAGTGGAGCCGGGGGAATCTTAA
- a CDS encoding Ig-like domain-containing domain has product MQRILLFAAFCALVGLSVFQSGCARIVPPSGGPRDSLPPVLVKADPGDSALNQPLTGLKITLTFNEYIQLDNAAQNLIVNPTVKMVPVTQLMGDSKGFYIKMKDTLEPNATYTLNFGKAVKDVNEGNVLRNFTYIFSTGRFLDSGTLQGRVRLARTSKVDSTLLVILHPHGDDSAVAKETPRYVARLDSAGRFRFDHIATGEYSIFALKDVGDKKYHDKSELFAFYDHRITVTSTPNDSIVLYAYAEEAPKPKAGSTNKENAKKPAKKEPKEHKLHLALSIAGGKQDLLSPLFLQYDQPILKYDSTQLRLTDTLYNPLPFVFLNNDTTHHKFGIDYHWHEDSAYKLIVGKTFATDTTGVTLLKGDTITFLSKRESEYGSLVLRLHNFDYARHPVLQFVQSDKIVDSIKVTGPTITRDLYHPGDYELRVLYDTNQNGTWDPGSYFGIHRQPEIVVQPKVPKIKVRGNGWENEYDVTL; this is encoded by the coding sequence ATGCAGCGTATTTTGCTTTTTGCCGCGTTCTGCGCTTTGGTGGGTTTGTCTGTCTTTCAAAGTGGGTGCGCCCGTATCGTCCCTCCGTCCGGGGGGCCCAGGGACAGCCTCCCACCCGTCCTTGTCAAGGCCGACCCGGGGGATTCGGCGCTGAACCAGCCCCTGACCGGTCTGAAGATCACGCTCACGTTCAATGAATACATCCAGCTCGACAATGCCGCCCAGAACCTCATCGTCAACCCTACCGTAAAAATGGTGCCTGTTACCCAACTGATGGGTGACAGCAAAGGTTTTTACATCAAGATGAAGGACACCCTGGAGCCGAATGCCACCTACACCCTCAATTTTGGCAAGGCGGTCAAGGACGTCAACGAAGGCAATGTCCTGCGGAACTTTACCTATATCTTTTCCACGGGGCGCTTCCTGGATAGCGGGACCCTGCAGGGCCGGGTGCGCCTGGCACGGACCAGCAAGGTGGATTCCACCCTCCTGGTCATCCTCCATCCACACGGGGACGACTCGGCGGTGGCCAAGGAAACGCCCCGGTACGTGGCCCGGCTTGATTCCGCGGGCCGGTTCCGGTTCGACCACATCGCCACGGGGGAGTATTCGATATTCGCCTTGAAGGATGTAGGCGATAAGAAATACCACGACAAGTCCGAGCTGTTTGCTTTTTACGATCACCGGATTACGGTGACGAGTACGCCCAACGACAGCATTGTCTTATACGCGTATGCGGAGGAAGCGCCCAAGCCGAAAGCGGGCAGCACCAACAAAGAAAACGCCAAAAAGCCCGCGAAAAAGGAGCCCAAGGAGCATAAGCTCCACCTGGCCTTGAGCATTGCGGGGGGCAAACAGGACCTGCTTTCCCCCCTTTTCCTCCAATACGACCAACCCATCCTGAAATACGACAGTACCCAGCTCCGGTTGACGGATACGTTGTATAACCCGCTGCCGTTTGTTTTTCTCAACAACGACACGACACACCACAAGTTCGGTATCGACTATCACTGGCACGAGGACTCGGCCTATAAGCTGATCGTCGGTAAAACATTTGCCACCGATACCACGGGCGTCACCCTTTTGAAGGGGGACACCATTACTTTTCTGAGCAAAAGGGAATCCGAATACGGCAGTCTTGTCCTGAGGCTCCACAACTTCGACTACGCCAGGCATCCCGTCCTCCAGTTCGTCCAAAGTGACAAGATCGTGGACAGCATCAAGGTCACCGGCCCGACGATCACCAGGGACCTCTACCATCCGGGCGACTACGAGCTGAGGGTGCTCTACGATACCAACCAGAACGGCACCTGGGACCCGGGTTCGTATTTCGGGATCCACCGTCAGCCGGAAATCGTCGTTCAGCCAAAGGTCCCGAAGATAAAGGTGAGAGGAAACGGCTGGGAAAACGAGTACGACGTGACTTTATAA